TCAAGAGTGTCACAACAGGAATGTTGTAAAATATCACCTGTCAGATACATGCAGACTGACTGCACTGCAGAGAAAAATCTACTATAAGATCCTGAACAAAATGTTCTGTACAATAGTTTTTTTTTGTCAAATATACATGTTCTCTAGTTTAAAATAATGCATATAGCATATGCATTATTTGGCATTTTAGAGTGGGAAAGATCCACATATTATTATGTTACATGTTTTGGGTCATACCAGAGCATCCTAATAGGCTAGCCAACTGCTAGACTGTAGGGCTCCACTCTGACCCAGTCAACTCTCCCGCTATTGGTTACCATCCTCTGGAGAAAAAATTCGGGTGCATTTATAACCAGCGAACAAGGCTCGTGGGATGATTTCCTTTTTCTAACATCATCTCGTTGAGCAGtgctacagagagaggagggtttaATCATTTCCCACAGCAGCGTTCCCCTTTAGTTATAAGGGGTATTATAAGGCATATCCAAGAAGATGAAAAGATGAGGAATTGGTAAAACAAATGACAATTTGATATTTCCTTTGTTGATCCAGTGCGAATCTTGTTGTGACTGAGCTTCGGCCTGCCCCATCCGCTGGAGTTTTCAGATGAGACAATCTGATTGAAAGCATGCATGACAGTTACACAGGGGGATGCACGTGAGCACAGTCCCATGCTATCGGAAATAAACAGAGAGAAGACGGGCGAGAAGCTGTCTTAGTGTTTTCATAACAATTTTCCTCCGTTTTTTATAAGCAGTCGTTGACAGTTAAGACATCGCAAAAGATGTTTAATGAAATAGTCAAAAGTGGGGATTGAAGCGAGCATCGCTTCGTTTTAGAGAGGGACAGTGACGCTTAAATGGGGTATATTCCTGGCACGTTTTCAATGGCACATGTCCCTGCATTACATAAGAGTATAGTCGGGCCACACCAAAGGGCACAGGACTACAAAGTCCCCAATACCAAGGCTAATTATCATACAGCAGATTTACCTCCCACGGCGGACACCTAATGAAGGGCTTGTCCTTCAATCCTGTCAAATCTGTCAAACATAATGACATGAAACAAAACGAATGTGATGGTGGTGAAAAAAACATAACccaaacaattaaaaaaaatgagTGAGTGTACAGCTGGACACGGCGGTTGGATCATTAACACAATGTGTAGAGGCTATAGCCTATGGTAGCCCTATTCTTCATTATGGTAAAGCAGTGCCCGTTGAGAGATTGCGTGCTTTACACACACAGTGCGCCGGTGAGAACGCCAAGGGCACATGCAGGTTAGATGAAGTGAATCCAGCCATCCTCCCACTCACGGGGTGGGGAAATCTTAAATCTGTGGCGTCGCACTTTGTAGTTGACCCCGTCATTATTGTCCCAATACTCATCTCCACCAACGCAGTATCTAATGGCAAACTGGAACGTGCCTCCGCTCTCCAGAAACGTCGTTGGGGTGATTATCTTAAAGGAGAATTTGTCTGTCACACCGTCACTTGATTCTGGGACATATGATGTCAGACTGTCCATGAAGGTTATCCAGTTGTTGATTGAAAACCTCAAATAGACACTTTTCTCGAAAGCCATGTTCAAAACCCGCACGACGCCGGACAGACTGAACTCGTCGGCTTCAGCAGACTCCAACAACACTTTCACTTCTTTCACTTTCTCAGTAAAGCCTGGTAGGGTCCCGGGGTTCTTGAATTGCAGCTCCATAAAACTTGACTGGGTGGTCGGTGCCCTGGGGAACTTGTCAAATGGGTTCAGATGGAGGGGAGCCCTGTCGAATCTGGCCATTATGCGCTCCGGCACATCGGGTATGTCTGTGTCATTGAAGTGCTTCACAGAGGTGAGCTCCAGACCCAGAGAGTCGGCAAAACGGACCTTTTTCTGGCTGCAGGGACTCCGGCTGCGGGAGATCTCAAGCTTCGCTCTCTCTATGGGGGTCGGCAGAGACTTGCACCTCCGGCGCAGGTTCGGACTCTGCGGGGGTTTGAGGAAGGATTCCCGGCCTCTTGGTCTCTCATCCACCACATGGTGCATCTCGATGGGCTCGCTTGTTCCGTTCAGCTCCATCCCCTCTTCGTCTTCTAGTCTCGGGTCTGCTGTCAAGCTCCCGAACAACCCAGCTATGCAGCTGTAGTTCCTCGGGAGGCAGTTCTTGGGAGGCAGCATGACCACGACAGAACGCACAGCCTCGGTTTCCATAAAGCGGGAGAGTCGCTGGTCTGCAGTCGAAGTGGTCGTGATCAGAGGCACTGAGAAAGGAACACGCCGTCAGGTATCAGAGATAAACACACGGATAGGCGCCGTAGTATCACGTCAGACTGTGACACTGCGCATTTCTGAACCAATAAACCAAGCTTCTGCAGGTGCAGCTAGAACAACGCACCACAAATACCAGACATGCCTACCTAACGTCATTTTCGATTTAATTCACAGGCATACACATTCGTTCATCATGAAAGAATATGAAATATGGGATTCCCTTATCTTTGTGCACGTTTCCAGCAGCATGCCCcagtcaaggtgtgtgtgtggctgagctttttatttatttaacctttatttaactaggcaagtcagttaagaacaaattcttatttacaatgacggcctaccaaaagtcaaaaggcctcctgcggggacggggcctgggattaaaaaaattaaataaagacaatataagacaacagcatagcaaggcagaaacacatgacaacacaacatagtacaaacattattggccacagtcaacagcacaaagttcaagaaggtagagacaacaatacagcaCACAAAACAGCCACAGTGCACATAAAACTGCACAGAGCTAGGGGGACCCAGTGAGAGGCATGACATTATAGTCATAAGGTTTGTTCCTGGCTGGACCACGACGTGCCGAATAGCACGTCTCATTTCTTGCCTGACGACTCATCCTGAATTTAATTCCGCTTCACCGAGAGGAAACGTTAGTGGGCGTGGCGTTTGGCCGGAGCGATGTGGATGGGTAGCTAGGCAATCTCATTTCGGCCATGAGCGACAAAACACACAACTTCCTTtctcagttttttttaaataccgaAACAGAGTTGGGTggccactttgttattgtttcaagaAGGACTAGCTTTGAGAGTATATTCTAGATACCTGTAAATAATTTACATCATGTAAATTTGTAGGCCTATGTAAAGGACGTCTCGCCGCTTGCGAGTACCACTGCCACCGAGAAGCGACAGTCGATGCCACTCGAAAAGCTAACTATTCGCTGGCGCAAGTGGGGACAGTTCAGGCTGAAGAGTTTCACACATCGCCATGTGCTACACCTACTGTAGCCAAGATATGAAGCATTGGCCAATCTgaatcagtgcttgacttgggtaGGAGCTCCAGCATCtgaaatgttctactgcttgagctcctgttaaTATTATAGAATGTTAGCTCAAACGTGtcgtggagctcctgcacctaaatataaacagtactgcTACCTAAATGAGTACCGGATCCTATTTCAATCTAAGTCCAAGCACTGATCTGAATCAAATTCACATAGACCCATGCCCACTATTTTATAGCCTTACGTTATAGTATGCATATTATAATACTGTTATAATGGGCTATTTTAGATTATATTGTATATGACATCTTACTATAGATTACAGAAATGAGTCTTAATTATAGATATTGAATGAAATAGTCAGCAACATAGTGGACACCATGCTGTAAATCACGAATTGTAACAAGCAGCAAATCCAGGGCTCGAAATTGTTACATTTTCTTAGATAACATGGAAATTAGCAACAACCTGTAAACTGCAATTTGTTTTCTCACGCCCCCTCCCATTTCCCCTCTTCGTTTCCTCTACGTCACTTCTGAGCGCCCTGTTGTAGCGGAGTTGTCATGGCAACGACGTTCTATCCAAACACTTCGTGGGCCAAGTACATCTTTGACTTTGTTTGGGGCGGTTTCCTGTTAGCTGCAAAACTGTAATTCATTTTTAATGACTATTCTATGTCACTGCCTATTAAGTTGGATGTAAAACCCCCAGGGAGCAAATGCTTGTATGGTATTGCTGAGGAAAATGTCGAACTCGACCCCCTTTAATGGTAAGTTGTCTCTTTTACAGCATTGCTTCTGGCTTCAGCTAAGGTTAGAACAAGCTTCCAACTTAAGTTGCCAGTGTTTACCTAACGTTAACGTTTGTAGCTAGGCAGAAATGTGAGGTTCTCTTGCTAGCTAGCGAGAATGTTTATGAATCCATTTAATGGACAGGTTTTGTAAACAGGGTTAACAAGTTTGTTAACACTGAGTTAACATGTCATAAAGTTGACGTCAAAGGTTACAGATCTTCAGATATCTTACAAATAGTTTCGCAACGCTTACAATTAATTATaggttgcttgctgtttgtgtacATTTATCTCCACTCTTACCAACGAGCCTACAAGATGAATGCCTAATTAGGGATgttttttcactctcaacagatTTCACCATGAAAGGCTCATCTTAGAATGGACAAATTCAAGGAATGGGATCAGGCGCCTGTAGAAGTGGCTGAAGACAGAAGTGTGGCAGTTGAGTACACAGGATGGAACCAGAGCTGCCAACTACCCAACAGAGGCCATGTCGATGCCCTTTTGGATATCAGCGATGATACCTCATCCAAAGAGCAGGAGCCATTtgagtttctctgtctctccggATGGGAGGAAGCTGTGAGTAATACACTGCGGTTACTCTTTTATTTTTGGCTAGATTGTGAATGATATTCAGCCAGTGTCACGTTATTGCGTAGGCACCAGATACACACTTCAATTTCATGTGAGTTAATACAAAGTGAAACAGTGTTAGTATGTTTATTCACTGTATATAACTACATTCAATCTCAGAAATCATCTTAAAAGGTGAAACCTAATTTTCTCTAAATTGCGATACACTGATTAAAATGTAATTACGTTTCCCTTAATGCTGTTGTTTGCTGTTGAGACAGATCCGGGGCTGGGGCAGAACTACTCCACTTGGTTGCCTGGTTCAGACCCAGCGGAGAGGAAAGAGGGTCAAGACTGGAGACACAGACCACCACTGCCACCTGTGTGTGGACCTCGTGAAGCTCTCCGACCCCCCTGACTCTGAATCCAGCTTAACCCACCTACCTGAGTCCTTCTGGGATTCCACCCTGGACCCATGGGAGAAAACCTCCCTCACAACCCTGGGAGACTTCCTGAACAGACCCTACAGTCACACCTCTAGCATCTCTTCAGAGGAGTCCCCACCAGAGTCCTTCAGGGACCTTCAGAAAGCCACACAGCAACTGACACTCCGAGACAAGATGGTGGAGGACAACGCTGAGGTGTGTGAGATCAGTGACTCACTGCTGGGCTCGGCCCCCTCCCAGGGTCACCACCACTCAGCCTCAGAGTGTCCCATGACGCTGATCATCAACAGCTTCGCCGTCCTACCGCCCGTGAAGGCCTCCCAGCCCAGACACCCTAAGGTCACCAGCCAGCTCCGGAGGGGGGAGGCTGGACCGGGACGCAGCGCCTCAGACGGGGAGACCGCAGAGGCTGGGTCAGACGGTGTCACACCTGCCGGGGAGAGCGGAGGTGGTGTGGAGAGCCAGCAGAGCCGCCACCTGTTGTCTGCTTTCAGCATCCCTGTCCCCAAGAAATGTGACATGCCCCTCAGCACACTGTCAGATCCTCTACCCCGCGCCACCTACCCCCTGGACAGACACCTCAGACAGGATCCCCGGACCAGCAGTGCTCACAGACTCTACTTTGGACTGAAGACCAAGAGCCTGAAGCGTGCAGAGCCCCAGCTGCCCATTCTGATTGGAACCAGGGTGCCCATCCCAGCCTCTGCACAGAGACTACTCTGAACAGACTGTTACTTTGCACTCCATACTCTCTCCCAACCCAAAAGCTCAGCCTTTGTGGGTTTGTGATTAAAAAGAAACTTTCTGTGGAATTTCTTCATATTTTTATGACACTGATgactgtattaaaaaaaaaagctgtgACGAATTAAACTGGGTCGTATTAAACTACATGGAATTGACATGAGTTTACAGATTTGTTAGTTCTGTCATTTATAGGCTATACCACCTCAGCCTCATCGTATAACCAGTTTATTAATGCGTTACATGCGTATCAAAAGGTAGAATTTGGTCCATCATCACTGTGATAATATGCCATCAATCTAGCATCAGCAATGCAAAGTAGTCCAGATTGCTAGAATACATTGTATGCTAATTTGTTACCACTGATTATTCAGTGAAATAATTTAACTGTTACATGAGCCTTCCTTAATTACAAACACTCCACGCACCTGGATATGAGAGAATTATTTTAAATGGAGTGATAAATGTATGCATGTGCTTTTATTGTGGTGCTCACACTTGAGCTTTTAGTTACTCAGCAACTATGCTACCTACTCTACAATGCTGAGGTCTAGGTCGGTTTCTTGGATTCCTGAATGTTACACTGCAGACATGTCAGAACTCCTTAAGACAAAACATGATCTGAGCCATTGCCAAAGCATGCTAGTGCACTCTAATGGAATGAGCAGTCAGTGATTGTAGTGTTCCAACCCATGTGAAGATGTCATTGGTAGCCTATTGAATTACATGCTAGAAGTGAACCACACTGTGATTCTGAGGGACTGTGACAGCATAGGTGTGTGGGCGGAGGGATAAGTATCATATTCCAAATGACTTACACAATTACAATATTGTATTCAAACAGACTGAGCATAATACATGTACATAGTAAACTAACTTGTACTGCCACACAACCCAGGTGAAAACTGTGACTGACATTTACCGAAAAAGAGCACGTTGAGTGTGTACAATATTGAGTATGGTGTTGTAAGTCAAAAGTAGTGTGTGCTTTAACCTGTAACAAAATATCTGACTTGGCTTTATACAGCACTGCATTCCTGTCTTTTGATTTGAAGTGAACTGAAACTAAGCTAGTACAAACAACCAGCTACTACATCAACTCAAACAAATCAACCCTTTTTGAAGAGTTTATTTTTAGAGTCTGCTGAATAgcatcaacaacaaaacaaatagTGAGAGGTAACCTTTATTGACCCTCTACACATTCAGGCAACTGAAATACAACAGATAAGGCTGCAAACAGAAATGCAACTGAAATAAATTATACTGGCACCAAAGACTGCATGCACTCCCTACTGCAAAAGACCAAAGCGCTGAAGTTGACATCCCCATGTAGCATGATTAggatcaattccatttaaattcaatTCAGGATGTACATTGAAATTCCAGTTCTCTTCAAAATGAGGAAAATtcggaatttggtttactttactTTCTCAATTGCCTGGAAGTCAAATGGAATTTACTTCAACCCTGCCATGTAGTCTAATGTACATGTTTTTTAAGCAAGGCAGTTTCTCCCCTCAGTGCTATTATAATCAAGTTCAAGAACGATAAATTAAATAGTGTTTTCAGTACAGCACAATGCATTGTTATGAAATGTGGTTGAGTACGAAAGTTTGTTATAAACTGGAATGAAACAGTCCTGTTTCGATTACTTTAAGATGCAGTGCAAAACTAAGCCATGTTGTGTAGTATGGGCACAGTGTCACGTAGACTACATTCTGCCGTTTCTAGGTACAATTCTTTACATATTGATAGTGTACCACAGTAGGGCGAATGCTGCCTtgtaaaaaaaatactgcatTGCATTCTTAGAACATGGATGGGTAACACAAAACAGCTTTTTCCAAATATAACTCAGAAGGCATTCAAACATATCTTGcaacaaaatgttttttaaagTAGAAGTACAGAAAACACTCAACATGCAAATTAAAGACACTCAAGTATTCTTCCAATACACCCTCCACAAATAAAtataatgtaaatgttaaatacaTTTTGATCCTGAACTTCTTCCTACCTCGTAAAGCTGCTTAGAGCATCACTGACCAACGGAAACATAAAATACATAATGAAAAAAACTTGTTTTAAGGCACCAACAGAACAAAATCAAACATGGAGAAATACTCAAAACTTGGAGCTCTTTTGTGAAGTTCACATTCAATAAAAATGTCTCAACAAATGTCTGTTTCTTGAAATTTGAATGGGATgcatgtgcaaatgaagtaaaaTATTGTAATGATACCAACAGCTAGCTTTGACTAATACGGTAGACTTGAGTATAGTTCAAGAAAAAGTTGACAGAAATGGTAATATTTCTTCAGTTTATGTTCAGTAACGTTTAATGGGGTTgttatacagtaccttcagaaagtattcacacccattgccCCCCAGaaattgttacagcctgaatttaatctTGATGAAATTAAGatttgttttgtcactggccttatcacaataccccataatgtcaaagtggaattatgttttaggAAATTGTACAAATGAAtgtaaaatgaaaagctgaaatgtcagttagtatttaacacattttgttatggcaagcctaaataaattcaggagtaaaaatgtgcataacaagttgcatggactcacactgtgtacaataagtgtttaacaagatgttttttttttaatgactcatctctgtaccctccacacacaattatctgtaaggtccctcagccaagcagtgaatttcaaacacagattcaaccacaaagaccagggaggttttccaatgcctcgcaaagggcacctattggtagatgggtaaaaataaagaaatcagacattgaatatccatttgtgCATGGTgaggttattaattacactttggatggtgtattcctaactcagttgcaggaGAGGAACGAAACTGCACAGGtacttcaccatgaggccaatggtgactttaaaaaacTTAAGAGTTtagtggctgtgataggagaaaacggaggatggatcaacattgtatttACTCCACAATACAAAAAATGTTGCAACGCAATTcaccttttgtcctgaatacaaagtattatgttttgggtaccactcttcatattttcaagcatagtggtggctgcatcatgttatgggtatgcttgtaatcattaaggactggggagtttttcaggataaaaaagaaacgtaatagagaagcacaggcaaaatcctagaggaaaacctggtccagtctgctttccaccagacactgggagatgaattcacttttcagcaggacaataacctacaacacaaggccaaatctacactggagttgcttaccaagaagacagtgaatgtcccGAATgttcgagttacagttttgacttaaatctacttgaaaatctatggcaagaccccAAAAAAGTTGtcgagcaatgatcaacaaccaattcgtCAGAGTTTGAATAATTCTGAAAATAAtgagcaaatgttgcacaatccaggtgtggaaagctcttaaagacttacctGAAAGACTCAGTTGTAATtgaaaggtgattctaacatgcatttactcagggggttgaatacttatttaatgAAGATATATTTGTTATATTTTCCATTAATTTTCCATTTTTTGTTCCacttaatcccactttgtaacaaaatgtggaaaaagtcaacgggtgtgaatactttaaggcactgtatatggtggtgttggacaTACACAATCACAATGTAATCACAGTGACTAGAGAGTAGCTAGATCCTCATAGTGTTTCTCTACAGTGTTGTATCACTTCAGCACACTGTGCTGCTATACACTTACAGCCAGCTAATAAATAAGTCAAAGATGATGACAGGCTAGTCTGCTAACGCGGTGACCCAGCTTATAGGTGGGTGGCCCTGTAACAATAGGGCAATTCTACAAGACTGTACTTCACAATCACATGTCAACAATGCGGCAACTATTTTTGAATTTCACTAGTACGTTTGTGCCACATCAAATCTGCCAGAAGCCATTCAATAGCAGTATGATTAAGGAAAGGCTCAGCAGGCATTACATACTCTCTTACAGCAAACAGTGTTCAAAACTTTGAAAACGGACTAAACTGGCTTTcagataaaatatatatttaagtagtAAGACGTGCAAATAAACATGTAAACAAGGATGGGAAATCATATCCATGAACTGATAATAAAGTGCTTTTGAGCTAGCATGAGGGAGATGTCTGGACACGTTATCCTAGACATGCTACCCCCTTGTAGAATGTCCTAAGACTTCTTAAGGCGGCTCACTTCTACACCTAAACCTCCATTAGTAGAGGGACATAGACTGTAGAGGATGATGAGTAGGAGCCCAGGTCCTCCTGGACGGAAACCAGAAACCCATTGAGTGGGCTGAGGtggtagccctgtgtgtgtgtggtgggggagggtaTTCAGCTGTTGGGCTTCTCAGAGTGCTGAAAGAGCAAACAACTCCTCACACGTCTGCGTTTCCACCGAGCTGAAGTGGGACTCCATATTCCAGGCCATGTCAGCTGACAAGAAGTCGTCCATGACTGTCTGGGTCTCATTGCTGGTCAGGAAGAGGTTTCCGAGGCCCTCAGAAGATGCGTTGGTCACCGTCTGAGTCTCTGTGCTGCTCAAGAGCCTGGCCTGGTCACCCTGGGACACAGAGGGAAGGGTGTTGGAGTTTGGTGTCAGCGGTTGGCGGAGGTCGGTCTGCGTCTCAGTGTCAGAGGACTCTGTGCTCATGGAGAAGCTGGACTGGCGCAGAATGTTGCCCAGTGGCATGTGGCCTCCGGCTTTCAGCAGGAAGTTGAGGTCCGTCTGGGTCTGAGTGTCAAACATCTCCAGTTCCAGGTCGCTGGCCTGACTCCGGCCCGGCCCCTCACTGTTTCCCAGGCCCTCCAGGAGGAGGAAGTCTGTCTGGGTTTGGATGTCCAGGACCTCCAGGGGCGTGTCGGCCCCCAGACCGCTCAGCTCGCTCTCCTCCGTCTGGGTCTGGATGTGGGCAGCGTTCAGGAATTCCTCAAAGTCAAAGTCGATGCCCGTGTGCTGTTCCTGAACAGAGCCCAGACCTGACCCACAGCCTGTTGAAGAATCCATCTGCGTCTGGGGACCGGACAGAGAGTGACCTGACAAGATGTTCTCCAGGTCGTTGAACAGAGCCAAGGTGGTCTGGGTTTGGTTGTCCGCCACGCTGCCCGACTGGAGATCGTCTGTCTGTACGCCAAAACACATGCCTCCTGCTGATTTGTCGTCGTCATAGAGACCGTTACCGACACCGGAGAGGGGGTCGTCTACACCGTGGGTTCTGAAGCGTCCGTCTGTCAGTGCCGTCTGTGTCGAGACACTGAGGGAGTAACTGTCGAAGAGGTCTGAGCACATGATGGCCTGGTCTATCTGAGCCCTCTCTTCTGACCCAGCCAGGGCGAGTCTGGTCTGGGTCTgcttggtaatgtagggggactGGGATGGGGAGGAATAGGGGCAAGGCAGCTGGCTGAGGGTGTGGGTGTCTGTCTGAGCCCCGATGGTGGTGGTGGCTTTGGCCTTAGAGGGGAACGTCTGGGTCTCTACACTGACCGGCAGCAGGACCTGAGCACTCACACTAATATCTGTCTGAGAACACGATGAGACCGACGACTCACCAACGGGGCACACCTCCGTCCCCACCCCAACCACCATAGGCATCCTGGACAAGTATGAGATGTCTGTCTGGATGTTGGAGGAGGTATTGCTCCCCCTGGTTCCTCCGAGGTCATCGCCAGAGCCCAATGACTCCAGACTTACCTGCACCCCCAAGCTGACAGGCCCCAGACAGGAGCGGGAGGCAGGCGTGCTGCCCCTGAAGCCCAGGGTCTTAGGGTCCAGGTGGGGCACCATGGCCCCCATGGACTGGGGCATGAGGTGGAGGGTGCTGAAGGAGCCCTGGCTGTCCATGGCCAGCACCACAGACCTCAAAACCCCGCTctctgtggaggggaggaggacagggagatggGCCAGCTGCATCACAGGGAAATTCACCAGAGCCACTTCGGGCTTGGGTAGGAGGAGTTTCTGGAGGTGTTTAGGGGGGATGTTGTGGCAGACCCTGTCTGAAGGGAGGGAGTCCTCTGAAAGTTCTCTGTCCGTTTTTATAATCTGACACATGAATTCACTGGGCTTGACTTTTTCTGCTCCATttatctttctctccatcttctgCCTTTTCACTGGTGGATACCTGCAAACACAGGGCAGAGGAGAGAATACGTCAAGCAGACAAAACAGCAGTAGGTAGTTATAAAGCTTTGACAAATACCAATAAAAGAAAGGTGCAGTGCAGCACTCATTTAATCGTTGTGCAGTCATATTCAAGGTCTGTTCTCAAGCCACGTTGTGCACGCAGGAGTTTGTCCCAACATGATCCGTTATTGAATAATCACATGGTTTACTGGATAAACTGCATGACACTTGAAGACTTTGAGCCTCTCTGCCACCACGTGTCCACACCATCTTTAAATCCCCTCCAACAGCATGTCCAACCAAATACAAGACTTATTTaatagaaacccatttcaatgTCATGTGTAGACTAATGCCTTTAGGAGCACACACTGCCGATTCAATGGCACCACATGGAAGTGACTGCAATATGCAAGGAGGAAGGAATGCCTACCAAGTGAATGTTGGCTCTTTGCACAATGCATGTCTCAATCTGTCCATCTGGTTTGTCAAAATCCTTTGTTTCAGTGTCTATTTGTCCACTTGTCTGTACCGCCATCCTTGGTTCAGTAGCTAGACAAGCATTTTTGAGTTAACTACACAAACAGGCAGTAGATTAGAGGAAGAGTAGGGAAGCACGATTATTTAATATCCTATATTCCTTCTAGGTGGATATTACTGTAAATTCTATTTTAGGGAGATTCATTTAGCATAAAATCCTCATTCTCCCCTGAGTCAAGTGCATGCAGCTGTGTGTGTCAGATTGGCATGTGAACATTTTGTGGGCCAGTTCCAGTTGATACAATGCTAATCTGCTAGTGAGAGCATGAGCTcaagacagacaggtaggcagtTTAACAGGCAAAGTAGAGAGATCATTGAAAGACGACGTGAACCAACCTCCATGCGTAGCTAAGGTGAATTATGGAGGATGTTTTTTGCTGGACAACGTCTCCGGCAATGCTTATATTTTATGCCTTTTATGCCTTTTGACGTCCAAAACCAGTCAATAACTGGCTAATGGAAACACTGCCCTCCAGTATGATATCCAGTATACACCGAGTGAACAAAACCTTACTAATATTGATTTGCATAACCCCCccctgttgagcatgaaaaacccagcaacgttgcagttcttgacacaaaccggtgcgcctggcatctactaccataccccgttcaaaagcacttcaatattttgtcttgcccagtcaccctccgaatggcacacatacacgtctcaattgtctcaaggcttaaaaatatttatttaacctgtctcctccccttcatctacattgattgaagtggatttaacaagtgacatcaataagggatcatagactgaccaggcgaaagctatgtcatggaaagagcacatgtttctaatgttttgtactctgtgTCTACCTGTGTTCTGTGGGGACCTCGTGGCCGGTCCTGTAGATATGTGACAGTAGCGCCGCTCTGCTGGCATAGGGGCAGCCACACGTGCAGCGGTAGGTCCTCCCACAGTCCTCTATGTG
This genomic stretch from Salmo salar chromosome ssa26, Ssal_v3.1, whole genome shotgun sequence harbors:
- the atmin gene encoding ATM interactor, yielding MAASASGKAYRNDNASMGSQKCIEEPPAPTREIIKPSIMELTKEVRTNILCTVEGCGKILPNTPALNMHLVKSHRVKDGLVNPTIRKDMKGSQKLYCCPIEGCPRGPNRPFSQFSLVKQHFMKMHAEKKHKCSKCNNGYSTEWDLRRHIEDCGRTYRCTCGCPYASRAALLSHIYRTGHEVPTEHRYPPVKRQKMERKINGAEKVKPSEFMCQIIKTDRELSEDSLPSDRVCHNIPPKHLQKLLLPKPEVALVNFPVMQLAHLPVLLPSTESGVLRSVVLAMDSQGSFSTLHLMPQSMGAMVPHLDPKTLGFRGSTPASRSCLGPVSLGVQVSLESLGSGDDLGGTRGSNTSSNIQTDISYLSRMPMVVGVGTEVCPVGESSVSSCSQTDISVSAQVLLPVSVETQTFPSKAKATTTIGAQTDTHTLSQLPCPYSSPSQSPYITKQTQTRLALAGSEERAQIDQAIMCSDLFDSYSLSVSTQTALTDGRFRTHGVDDPLSGVGNGLYDDDKSAGGMCFGVQTDDLQSGSVADNQTQTTLALFNDLENILSGHSLSGPQTQMDSSTGCGSGLGSVQEQHTGIDFDFEEFLNAAHIQTQTEESELSGLGADTPLEVLDIQTQTDFLLLEGLGNSEGPGRSQASDLELEMFDTQTQTDLNFLLKAGGHMPLGNILRQSSFSMSTESSDTETQTDLRQPLTPNSNTLPSVSQGDQARLLSSTETQTVTNASSEGLGNLFLTSNETQTVMDDFLSADMAWNMESHFSSVETQTCEELFALSAL
- the cssa26h16orf46 gene encoding uncharacterized protein C16orf46 homolog, with protein sequence MDKFKEWDQAPVEVAEDRSVAVEYTGWNQSCQLPNRGHVDALLDISDDTSSKEQEPFEFLCLSGWEEAIRGWGRTTPLGCLVQTQRRGKRVKTGDTDHHCHLCVDLVKLSDPPDSESSLTHLPESFWDSTLDPWEKTSLTTLGDFLNRPYSHTSSISSEESPPESFRDLQKATQQLTLRDKMVEDNAEVCEISDSLLGSAPSQGHHHSASECPMTLIINSFAVLPPVKASQPRHPKVTSQLRRGEAGPGRSASDGETAEAGSDGVTPAGESGGGVESQQSRHLLSAFSIPVPKKCDMPLSTLSDPLPRATYPLDRHLRQDPRTSSAHRLYFGLKTKSLKRAEPQLPILIGTRVPIPASAQRLL
- the LOC106587454 gene encoding protein phosphatase 1 regulatory subunit 3E-like, with protein sequence METEAVRSVVVMLPPKNCLPRNYSCIAGLFGSLTADPRLEDEEGMELNGTSEPIEMHHVVDERPRGRESFLKPPQSPNLRRRCKSLPTPIERAKLEISRSRSPCSQKKVRFADSLGLELTSVKHFNDTDIPDVPERIMARFDRAPLHLNPFDKFPRAPTTQSSFMELQFKNPGTLPGFTEKVKEVKVLLESAEADEFSLSGVVRVLNMAFEKSVYLRFSINNWITFMDSLTSYVPESSDGVTDKFSFKIITPTTFLESGGTFQFAIRYCVGGDEYWDNNDGVNYKVRRHRFKISPPREWEDGWIHFI